The Fictibacillus phosphorivorans genomic sequence ACAACAGTTACAAAATAAAGAAAATCCGAAGACCATCTATATATTGGGGATTTATAACCCCAAAGCTGAATGGAGTGATATGGCTGTTGTTAATGAGACCGTATCCAATTGGAATCAATCTACGATTGAAGTTACAAAGAAAAATAAAAATACGGCTTATATACGTACAGATGACCTCTTCATCGACAAGAACAAACGTGATTATTTCTCTGACAAACTTCATCCTAACGAAAAAGGATACGCATTACTCGGAAAAAGAGTATACGAGACCATCAGGCAAAGTTCGGATTATAAATAATGAATAAACATTGACGCAACAAGAACAATCTGTTAATCTACAAAACGTTACACTAAATGAATTAAATAAAAGTCCTCACATTAATCTCTGTGAGGTAGAGGTCGCATGAATTATGAGTAGAACTGTTAGAGGCAAGTGGTGCTTTTGACAACAGTTTAAAAGGAATTAATGCCGAAATGGGTTGATATCCACGTAACAACCCATTGGGGCTGCATTGAACAAGTGCAGAACTGTCGCAGAACTTTCTGCGTTGAGCTATGAGAGATTTTTGGAGGATGCTGATTATATTCACGTATGGGCGTTTCCATACGTGTTTTTTTATTGGCTTTATATCAACAGGAGGTACTTACATCATGAGAAATAATAATTGGAGCGTGTGGCTGCTAACGGCATTTGTCGTTGGAAACATGGTAGGGTCGGGAATTTTTATGTTACCGAACACATTAGCTCAAACAGCTAGTCCGCTTGGTGTCACAGCTGCATGGGCAGTTACCGGGTTTGGCGTATTAATGATCGCGTTAGTCTTTGGCTCGCTATCTATAAGAAAACCAGAATTAACTGCAGGACCTCAGAGCTACGCAAGAGCTTTATTCTCCAATCCAAAAGCCGGAAATGTAGCAGGATTCAGCATGGTTTGGGGATATTGGGTCGCGAATTGGATCAGCAATGTCGCAATCATCACAAGTTTTGCAGGATATTTGTCAACGTTTTTCCCTATGATGCGAAGTCAAAAGGTTATCGGAACGGTACTTAACCAAGACATTCAGTTAGGAAAGCTAATTACATTTGTCGTGTGTACGGCACTTCTATGGTTTACTCATTTTATTTTAATCAAGAGCATGAACGGAGCAGGTAAACTTAACTTTGTGGCAACGGCTTCAAAAGTAATCGGATTTATGTTGTTTATAGTCGCTGCACTTTTCGCTGTTGAGTCAACCATCTTTGCTGATGCTTACTTCCCAATTATAGACAATGAAGGGACCTCTCATGGTCTTGGAAGTCAGATTAATATGGCGGCCATTGCAACGTTATGGGCTTTTGTTGGGATCGAATCAGCTGTTGTCTTATCGGGGAGAGCTTCTTCGCAACGAGATGTTAAAAAAGCTACGATCATAGGTCTTTTGATTGCACTTAGCATCTACATGATTACGACATTACTAACGATGAACGTTTTGCCTCGAGAAGTTCTCATGAGTTCAGACAAACCATTCGTTGATGTATTATCCGTACTAATCGGAAATACGGGAGCTTCCTTAATGGGATTGTTAGCTGTTATCTCTTTGTTCGGTTCAACAATCGGATGGATTCTGTTAAGTTCGGAAGTTCCTTATCAAGCAGCTAAATCAGGCGTATTTCCCGCTATCTTCGCAAAAGTGAATAAGAATGGAAGCCCGGTGAACGCATTAGCAGTAACCAACATCATGTCTCAAATTTTTATCTTTTCTACGATATCAGGTACGATCGGTGAAGCTTACACGTTCTTAACCACTTCGGCAACGCTAGCATATTTAATTCCGTATTTGATTTCAGCGATTTACTTTTTAAAGCTTGTCTACAGTGGAGAAACCTATAACGAAATTAAAGGTTCTCGCATAAAAGATGGAGCGATTG encodes the following:
- a CDS encoding amino acid permease; amino-acid sequence: MMRNNNWSVWLLTAFVVGNMVGSGIFMLPNTLAQTASPLGVTAAWAVTGFGVLMIALVFGSLSIRKPELTAGPQSYARALFSNPKAGNVAGFSMVWGYWVANWISNVAIITSFAGYLSTFFPMMRSQKVIGTVLNQDIQLGKLITFVVCTALLWFTHFILIKSMNGAGKLNFVATASKVIGFMLFIVAALFAVESTIFADAYFPIIDNEGTSHGLGSQINMAAIATLWAFVGIESAVVLSGRASSQRDVKKATIIGLLIALSIYMITTLLTMNVLPREVLMSSDKPFVDVLSVLIGNTGASLMGLLAVISLFGSTIGWILLSSEVPYQAAKSGVFPAIFAKVNKNGSPVNALAVTNIMSQIFIFSTISGTIGEAYTFLTTSATLAYLIPYLISAIYFLKLVYSGETYNEIKGSRIKDGAIALLAFIYSSWVIISGTSDVKTFALGIGLFFLGFMVYPIFYKYTSKNSKNSKVA